The stretch of DNA CAAAATCGTACGAGGCCGACAGTGCCAGCGAGGCCTCACGGTCATCCCGCCCGACATACACATGATAGCCCTCAAAATCGATCAGCCCGGAGAGAAAGTCGCGCGTCGTCTCCGACTGATACCCATTGAACCGCACGTGGACCCCATTGACCGCCTGGCTCAGCCAGACTTTTGGAGCTGGAGGCGGTGAAGCGGCCCGCCAGTCGGGTACGCCATCTCCTTCATAATAACTCGTGTCAACGACTGTGTATTTCCAGACTCCTTCGACCAACGCCGAGTCGAGAATACAGAGGCGAAATTTGCCGGCGTAACCGTCACCATCCGAGTCAACACCTGGATTATCATAGATCCTGGCGGCCCAGACCGCATTGGTGGCAAACGGTTCGAAATTGAGCCCTGTCATATATCGATCCGGCTTGTAACCGAATCCAAGATTCAGGTGAGCGTTCCAGAGATCGACATGCAGGCTCTCTCCACCAATGAAAGCCCAGGGGATCTGGATCGACTCGTTCGGTCCCAGGTCATACGGGCCCAGTGACAACAGATAAAACCCGTCGCCAACTTTGGAAAGCTGGAGCGCGATCTCGGGGTTCGGGTACGCCCAGTCCGGATCGTTGACTGATATCCTCGCCGTGAACGGCTGCGAATAATCGATCTCCCCGTTACTCATCAGGAAATATTTGTTACGGTCGCCGACCGGTCGACCAATGCCGGAGCCCAACTGACGGTAGTTCAATCTGTGTTGCGGGCCAAAATCATAGGCCGGATTCGAGTTGGGAACCCACCAATTGAACGATAACTGCTCGCCGCTGGTGGGCGGTCGAAGAAAACGAACCCCGGTGACGTTTGGCACGGCAAACACCCCGGTCGTCCAGCTTCCATCACCATTAGCGTCAGTGGTGAATGCCATCTGTATGGTATCTATGAATTCACACTGCGAGTAGTACTCAGCAGGGAATGAATTGAGGAAGCCGGTCACATCATCCCTGCCATTAGTGGGAGTCTTGGCCGTTCCCGGCATCCCGGCATTGACATCCTTGACAAACGTGTGAACATCCGAATCCATGTTGATCCCGACATACATCTGGCTGATCGGATGATCGCTGATATTCGTCACCACGCAATTGAACAGGATGAAGTCGTCGGCATAGCCGTACGACCAGGCGTACGATTCCTGGTGAACTTCGATTCCGAGCGGCCGGTGCGACCGATTGTCCAGAGCATCAGTCGATGGATAGGCGTTCCCCGAAACCAGTGTATCGTAATAGATGGATACCAGGTCCTGTTCGGAAACAGCGTTCTCGAATTCGGGGGCGGTCGGGTCGAGCGTGGACCGCTTTTCGATTCGGCCGTCGGGGTAGATGTCCGGATGAAATTCACGCGACCAGTTGTTGTAATCCTCTGACGTGGAGACCAGCGTATCCTCGCCAATTATCCCGCCGACCCAGATCCCCCCCTTGTACAGATAAACGGTATTGGTTCCTTTGGGATACTGGCAGTCCGGGATCTTCGCACCGGTGAAACAGTCAAAATAGAAGGACTCATTTCCAAAACTAAGCCTTCCAAAATTGGTCACGCCAACGAACAACTTGCCAATATTGTGCGGGGTAATGCAGTATCCGGGAGACGCAGTGCTGGCTGTGATAATTGGACGTCCTGACAGGAATTGCGAACTATCCGTCTGCCCTTGCACAGGAAGGCCAAACAGACAGCAGAAAAGAACGCACCCCACCATCAGCAACAGAAAATTTCGAAAGCTCAATCTCTCACCACAATACAGTCGATCTCAACGAACGTTTCGTACCATTCGCCCGGGCCGATATAATAGCGGAAAGTCAACGAACAAACAAGGTGTATCACGGCCGATGAGCGACAATGAGTTTCCGGTCCGGCGCTTGATTGACTGTGAGATGACACCCATCGCAGTTCCTGCGCCAGGTGTTTTTTGCCTGAAGAAGTAAGATGTGCGCCAGCGCACAGCGGATACGAGCGAAAGGGATGGCAACGCGCCATCCCTCATTCAGTTTTCAACAGCAGAACAGATTGTTACAACTTGAAACCGGTAATGATCGTCACCAGCTCTTCAGCCTGCTGGCCCAATTCCTTGGCTGTTTCGGTCGACTGCTCAGCGCCGGCGGCCGTGTCGCGAGTTGACGATGAAAACTGGTCGACATTTCGGGAAATCTCTTCCGCCGCAACATTCTGCTCCGCTGCTGCGGTAGAGATCTGGCGGATCATCTCGGAGACCTGCTCGACCAGCTTGACAATGCCATTCAGACTCTCGCCGGCCTTGTCGGCCAATTCAGTGCCAACTCGCACCTGATCGACACTCGACTCCATTGACTCTACAGCGGAAGAAGTCTGCGTCTGGATCTCCTTGACCATCCCGACGATCTGGGTGGCGGCCTGTCCGGTCTTCTCCGCGAGCTTGCGCACTTCGTCGGCGACTACGGCAAATCCTCGCCCCTGCTCCCCTGCCCGCGCTGCTTCGATCGCGGCATTCAGCGCCAACAGATTGGTCTGATCGGCGATATCCCTGATCACCTCGATTATCCGGCTGATCTCACCAGCGGAGGCTGAGAGCTGGCCGATCGATTTGGCCGACTCGCTCACTTTGGACGCGATCTGCTGCATCCCCATGATCGTGCGCCCGACTACTTCGGCTCCAGCGGTTGCAGTCCGAGAGGCTTGTTCTGAAACAGTTGTCGCCTGACCGGTATTTCGACTGGTTTCGCTGATTGTCGCGACCATCTGCTCGATCGCGGCCGACATCTGACCGACCCGATCAACCTGCTTCCGCGCCGACCCAGATACCTCTGCCGAGGCCTCGGTTATCTCATGTGAAGCCTGCGAGAGTTTGTTGGCAATAGCCCGCAATTGCCCCAGAATAGACTCCAGCCGCCCGATCATTTTCTGATAGGCGAACCCAAGCTGATCGCGATCGGATCGCGGCGAGATCGCCACCCGCAGGTCCCCCTCAGCTACCTGCGCCGAGGCACCCGCGAACGTCCTGATATAGTCTATCAACTGCTGGATCGATTTGAGGAATGTCCCGATCTCGTCATCCGAGTTCACCTTGATCTGTTGCTCGATATCACCTTCGGTCGCCCGATTCAGTTTCTGTTTGACGCTTGAGAGCGGCGTGAAGATCCAGCGTTGTAGGACAAAGGCAATTCCACCAAGCAACAGCAGGGCTGTCAGCGCCATCAGCCAGAAGTTGGTGCTGTAGGTTGAGCCGGACGCCTCAGTCATGGTCTTCTGAGAGATGACTGTCTTGATCCCGCCCAGAGCCTGATCTGCCTTGCCGTCGTGACAGGTCTGACAGGCTTCGTGGTTGGCAAATGCTTCGTAGGAAACTCTATACTCTTCGCCCTGATCATTGGTGATCGTGAAATTGGTATCAGCCAGTGAAGCGAAGACGACCTCCCATGCCGGATCGGAGGACGTTTTCCCGACTTGATCCTTAATGGAGCTTCGAGCGATCATCCGCTCGGCATTGACTATGGTCATTTCGGTGGCGATCCCCCGCGTGACCGATTCTTCCGTCAACGGCTGCAGTTTTTCATTGGCGCCGTTGATCATGATCTCCTGGATATGATTATTGAGCGACCAATTGAGCGCCGCAACATTCTGATCGTAGAGCTCCGTCATTGCTTTAGTTTGCAGGTGACCATTGATGAGAGCCAGAATTGTGAAGAGGACAACCAAACTCCCCCCGAGAATCACGAGGATCCGCGCACGTACCGATGTCAGTTTCATTTGCACCGCTCCCTTTTCTTTCCACCCAACGGGGACAAAATAGACTATTCAAGTATATCGGAGTGATTTCGCGATTCATTATGGGGCTGCCGGGCCCCCTTCCATTTTCCGGGCAACCTGTGCAAGAATGGACCTTTCGAATCTATACAGGGAATGAATCTCCCGGCCTTGTTTCAGACTCTTCTCGCTGCCTGACAATTTGTTGGAATGAAAAACGGCCCGGAGAATCCGGGCCGTTGGGTACCTGTATGTTGAATTTCGGCTATTGCCCGCAACTCAGCGGTGCGCCTGACGCGGTCAGGAAGGTGATCAGTCGGGAAAGATCCGAAAGATCAACCGCCCCGGCGCCATCCACGTTTGCCGCCGGACGATACGGCAATTGCGGTGAACCGGTGGTCAGATAGAGGATCATGAAGGAGAGGTCGGAAAGGTCCGGACCGATTCCATCAGAGTTTACATCGCCACCTTTGCAGATGCTGACAGCGCCGCCGGTAATAGCCGGTTGGTAGGTGCCATTTGTGGTCGTTACCACCGGTGAATAGGTCTTCGTGCCGTTAACATATTCCGAAACAGTGATCGGATTTGATCCGCCTGTAGCATTTGACGGTACGGTAAACCAGAGTCGCAGGACTGACCCCGTCCCCACGGCGATATCGGGTTGAGGCGAGATCGCTGTGATCTTATAGGTTGCACGCGTCATGTCATAGTGAACTTGCTGCAACGTCAACTGCGCGCTTCGCAGGCCGGTCGTGGTCGCCGAATCAAGGACAATTCCGGCTGTCCCCGACCAGGAGATCGGAAGAATCGCTTCGGCTATCGGCACAAAATTCCGCAGGGCAACATCAACAGACACTGTTTGTCCGGCGATCGCCTGAGCTGTGGTTGTGCTAAAAGTGTCGGCATGGATCATCACGCACTCATGCTCAGTCGTCGAGAATGAACCACCCGAGGTCTGAATGCTGCACGTCACGTCATAGCACCCAGGCGCCGTGTACGTATGCGTTGGGTTCTGCACTGTGGACGTTGCGCCATCGCCAAATGTCCAGTTCCAGCTAACTACATCCAGCATCGTCTCAGCAGTGAATGTCACATCGGCAGGAGCTGGGGCCAGCGTCTGGTTTCCGCTGAACCAGACAGTCCCGCGGTAATTGATATAGGTAGCGTTGTATCCAATGTAGGAGCAATTGTAAGGCATCCGCATATAGCCGCCCTCACCCCAGTTGGACCCCCAGGAATTGCGGATGATCCAGATACCACCGGATTGATTGTCATCCCAACCAACCAGCGTGACGGCATGATTGATCGAACCATTGGCGCAGCCGTTAAAGACGCCGCCGCCGTAGGCCTGAAATGCATCGTTCACACTAACCGCTACCGACACCGGGCCGTATTGCATTAGTGCCTGTTTGAGTTGCGTAACAGACGGCATCGTATATGGAGTGCCGATATATCCCCATCCGTCGATCGTATATGCATGCGGATGCGGACAGGAACAGGCAACATCCGACGCAACATATGGGAAATCAGTCTCCAGAACCGCGCCGGTACCGTTGCACGGATCTGGCGCGTTATAGTGCATGCGGTGCTCCCACCACCCGCCGGCACAACCGTAGCCGTTGGCATTGCAGGAGACGAGATATTGCTCGGAGAGATTGACCACCAAACCATCTTTGATCTTGATATTACATTCGAGCGGACCGACCGTGCCAAAGGCCCAGCAACTTCCGCATCCCCCTTGATTTCGGACCGGCGGAAGGCCACCAGCCTCGACTCTCCAGTCAAATGCGGCTGGAAGAGCCGCCGCTCCCGCTGCCGACATCGGGTCAAAGCGAACATCCGAAGGCATCACATCCGGCACCTTGAATCCGCACAACTGATCGATCGAATATTGCGTGGCTTCGTTTTCGGTGACGGTAAAGGTCCAGCCTTCCTGTTGTGCCTGAACTTTGAGGCGATCGATATCGGCCTTTGAAAGTTGGGCGGATGCCGAACCGGCAAACAAGGCAACTGCAGCAATTCCGAAAAGTGTGGCGGTTAATCGGATGGTGAGCGCACGTAACGATGTCATACCTGAATCCTCTTCTGACATGGATTACCTGATCGGGTAGATCCCCAGGTGAGAACAATGATGCCGCGACTTCAATTCAGTCGAGGTGGTTATCGGTGTATCACTTAACAATTTAGCCAATTTCCTCAGTCTGTCAACCAGAAACAGGTGTCAACCCACACCCAAAAAAAGACCCGGTCAACCTGACCGGGTCAAAATGAAACTGTAATTGGCCGTTAGCAGCCGGGCTTGAACTCCACTCCACTCGATATTGTCAGGTATGCGATCATCAGCGATAGATCGGTCAGGTCGATACGACAATCGCCGGTGATATCTCCAACCATGGTCGGAGAGATCACTCCACCGCCGCCGGTCAGGAAACTGATGATCGTGGAGAGATCGGTCAAATCTGTTAAGTGCGAATGGTTTACATCGCCCAACTTCCAGGTCCAGAAGGAGGCGGTGATAGAAGTGGAGGTATTTCCTCCTCTATCCCGAACGGTCACTCGCCAGTAGTACCGTGTGCCAAAAGCGAGTGAGTCCGCGAACTGATGCGGCGAGGCAAGCAGGTCGACCGCTGACAATGGTGAACTGAACGACGCATTGTCATCCAGCTCAACCGTGTACTTGAGTGTGTCGAGCGGATCAAAATCATTCCCCGGCGACCAGGTGAGCGTCGGCTTGAGGTTGAAAACCGGAAGTCCCGTCGGTACGTTTGGCGACAACCCGGATGCGGCACTCGGACTAGACTGGTATTGGTCGAGCCAGAACGAACGCTCCGCTGACCATCCAGAATACTCGTAGCCGTCGTAACTTCTGGTCCGCCACCAGTAGTGCAGATTCTCCGCCAAATTCTGCGGACCGACATCCAGTGTTGGTGACCCGCTATTGGCGAGTGCCGCTTGTGAGGTCAGCGCGCTGTCGTAGAAAATGCCAAATTGATACGTGATCGGGTCATTCTCGTTGTCCACCACGGCTCCAACCGACAACAAGACCGGCGAACCGGTGAGCACGCTGCCATCGGCGGGGCTGTTCAGAGTCGGCATGGATGGACCGCTATTGAGCCGGATTGAACTCTGATACCAGTCGGACCACGCAAAGCCGTTATGGGTGCGTACCCGGAGATAGCAGGTGGCTCCGTCATTAAGCGAACTCCCGCCATAAAGGATCGTGGTGTCCTGTCCGATCAGCATCGATGGGTCCCACAACTCAGCGGACATCCAGTCGGTATCAGTACCTACCTCGATTTCCGCGGAATCCTGCGTGTTCACTCCCGCCGCAAAGTAGCTCCAGACCAGTGTCGGAATGTTATTCAGGACATGGTTCTGAGTTTCGCCGATGGCGATAAGTTTCGTCACTTCGGGCGCAGAGACCGTGAAAGTGGAATCATCGAAGAATCGCAGCAAGCGTGAAGTCAGCGTATCTCGGTGGGCATATCCCCCGGCGGTATCGGTATAACTGACTGCTTCCAGCGGGAACGTCATGAAAACCGACTTGTAGCTCCCGCTGTACATCACACCGGCATGCCCGAGATACGGGGTGCCGTTAAAGAGGTTGGTCATTTCAAAGGCCAGCAGACCATCTTCGGTCGGGTTGATCCGCGTAACGCGCTTCATTGCCGAGGGTGTCCCCGGTGCGAATACATAGCGTGTGTTTTCAGAAAGCGGATTTCCCGGCACTCCGTAAAAGAAGTTGGCATACGTGACGGAATCCCGGAAGCGCACCTTGAAATAATCGCGCATGAAGGCGGAATCGAGAACATGCAACTGAGCCGCCGCCGTGGCGCTGGCCACCACCAGTCGTCCACCACCGTCGAGATACGACTTCATCGCTGTAACATCGGCTGCCGTCAGGGCTCCCGTCGGCTTCTGACCGCTCATCCAGAAAACATAATCGAATTGCGCCAGCGTGGCGCCGGAGGGAGAACCGGAGGTCTTGTGATGGACCGCCTGCGGCAGACGCAACCCGTCAAACGACCGGGCCAGCTCTGTTTCAGCCGTCGCGCCACCATCATCGTCGACGATCAGGATGTTCGGCATACCGAGCGACTGCTGGAAAGTAAATTGCTTGGTATACGCTTCGTCGCCGCTTCCATTCACCGAATCAACCGTGATCGTCAATATGAAATCGGCGATCGTCGGAACGATCCCCGGAGTTGACCGTAAAAGTCACCGGATTGTCGGTCACGACGGATGGTACCGTACGAAGCAACTGCGATGATTGCAGAGTGTGATTGTTTATAAACTGGACATCGGGATTGGTGGTCGACACTTCCATCCGCCAGTTGTAGCCATTCCGCATCGAGTTCTTCAAGCGACATGAGATCTCGATCGTTTCGCCCGGTTCGACAAAGCCATCCCCATCGCCGCCGCTCACGTCCGAGACAACTAGCGAATCCGCGCCAGTATAGGTGATCACCGGTCGTGAGAAGGTGTAATCCAGATCGGCGTACATGATCGAGTCGGAGTCGGTGATATCCCAGACGCCAACTTCGGTCAGCTTGTTTCCGACATTACCACGTGAGTTGGGGACCGATTGGTCATGGAATGCCCGTTTGTTGGTGCTGCCGGGGAAAGGATCAGCGCCATCGCCGCCACTTCCACCCAGCGCCAGACTGTTCAGGCCATCGGCTTGTTCAAGCGCCACCATATAGCGAAGGTAATTATTGTTACTGGAGACATTCTCATCGACATGGAAAATGCAAAGGCCGTGCCCCGGCAGGGCGACATCAAAGCCATACGGCTGACGATTCTCTACCAGCCAATATTCCCGACCATTGGTGATATTGGAATCCTTGATCTGGTAAACCACCGGGTTGTACTCGACCGCGGGGAAAGCAACCGAATCAAGATTGGCACCAACATTTACCACGGTCACAAAGCCGAGTTTTCTTTTGCACCAGGCATCGAGCGAGGAAGGATAACGGCTACCGCCATTGTAACTACCACCCGCCATCAGTGACCAGCCGCCCAGTCCTTCAGACGTCGCCGGATCGTAATCCGTGTCATAGAGATCCGGGAGGCCAAGTACATGGCCATGTTCGTGAGTGAAGACGCCGATCGGGGTCAGTCCGCCGCCGGATTCTTCCGGATTGATCGTGTACGGCCCAAGTTGTACGCCATCGAGGAATGGAGAGCCGGAGATATTCGACTTGTGAGACCAAATACCGTAAGCGCCGCTTTCCGCACCTGCCCCGGGATGGACGATCACCACGCCATCGACATTATTGCCATCGCTGGCATACTGACTGAAATCGATATCTATATTCGCTGCCAAGACGGCATCGCGAGCGAGTATACTCCCCATACTTAATCCGTCGTTATCACCGACATAAAACGCGTACGTGTTGGGCATCCGGTACCAGCCGTAAATATCTCCCTCGATATAGACTGTTCCATACGAGTTCTCGAGATAGAAATCGGTCATGGAGCCGGAAGGATTGTGAATTGGATCGTTCTCTCGATTGGAGAAAAGAAGTGAATCGAAATCCGCCGGTGTAGCGGCGATCGACTGACCATCCCAGACCCAGTCCGAGAAATCGACCAGGATCACGACTGCCTTGATCGTATCAACCGCAGCAGCATCAGTCGCCGCCGGTCTGACCCGATGCAGACGCTCGAGAACCGAAGGCGTCGATGGCGCACAGCCGCCGGCTTCCTTGAAAGCCCGCAGATTCGCCATCTTCTGCTCGAATATCCCCTCGGATTTCCACTTGGCGATCGCTTCAGGTGATGGCGGGACAGCCACGCCGACTTCGATCAACAGCAGGAAGGCCAGTAAGACAAAAAAGGATAGACTGCTCCCCGCACGATAGTTCATTCGTAATGTCATGGTTTCCCCGAAAAGAGAGGTAAACGGTTGTTCTGCGCTAAAGGTAGCCGAATTTTCATATCTGTCAACGCTATAACTGGCAACGCACACCGATTGTTCGACGGGACCGCCTCAATGCCTGATTATCGGCGACTTGGCTGATTCACAGAGTGGGAACGAAACAAAATCCGTACAACAGCCAGTCAACCTGTTGCCGTTAGGTACATTGACAACACAGAGGATGGCCACGGCAATGCGCTCAAGTCCCCCTACGCCAGTCTTTCGATCTGGGACAAATCGGACTAATTTGGTCTGCGCAGGCGTCATTTCTTGTCGAGCGCCTTTGTCCTGACTCATGCGATCGCACTCAAAAACAAGTCATCTCAGGCGATCCAAAAATCACTGACTTCTTTGCCTTCCGCCCACCTCCTAATCCGGACAAATTCAACCTAAGGTAAACCCGGATTCTTCCGATAGACTGTATGAGTTCTGAACAGAGGGCCCTGGGAGGTTTGTGGGGCTTGGACCGCGATCATATCCAAATTCGATCACAACATCAAATGAAGTTAACGAGTGTGCGCCCCAATCTATCTGCATGGAAAATTGCCGGGATCTATGCCCTGTCGGGCTACCTTTGGATCCTCTTCTCCGATCGCATACTTGCGGGTATGGTGGCCGACGCAGAGACTTTGACCACGCTGCAAACATACAAGGGATGGTTCTACGTTGCTATCACTGCCCTGCTGGTACAGTGGCTGGTGAAAAGGCGGCTTGCCGCGATCAAGCAAGTGCAGACTATTCTGCAGGAACGCGAAACCCGCTTCCGCAGGTTGTTTGAGAACTCCCCGGTGCCTTTGATCGAAGCTGACTTCTCCGAAGCCCGCCAGCGCCTCCTTCAAGTGCGCCGCCATGACCAATTTGATCTGCGCACTTACTTCAACGAGCATCCTGACTTCGAACGCAAACTGGCCGCTTCGGTGATAATCCGAGAGGTCAATCCGGCCGCGGCGAATCTCTTCAGAGCCAATTCCAGCGAATTGCTCAAGGGTATCATCGGAAATGTCAGGAGTGAGGGGCTATACTCATTGGCCCGCGAACTTCTCTGCCGCTTTGATTCTGGTGACGCCCGACATGAAACCGATGCGGAACTGCTGACCATGTCCGGAGAAAAGCTCTCTCTACTGGTCTCAGCTACACTGACCCCGGGATTCGAGTCCAATTGGGAGAAGATCATCATTTCGCTGGCCGATCTGACTATCCACCGCAAAGCTGAGGTTGAACGTGCGCGCCTCGAAGCCCAACTTCGTCAGGCCCAGAAGATGGAATCGATCGGTGCGCTGGCCGGCGGAATTGCCCATGACTTCAATAATATCCTGACCCCCCTCTGCGGCTACACCGATCTGGCGCTGGAGGACCTCCCGGCCAGCAGTCCGGTTCGCGAAGATATCGAGCAGGTACAAAAGGCCGCCTATCGCGGCAAGGACCTGGTCAAACAGATTCTCAGTTTCAGTCGACGGTCCGACCAGCAAAAGATCGTGATCGACCTCAAGCATATCATCAAAGAGACCGCCAAGTTACTCCAGGCCTCGTTGCCGCCGAGCATTGAGATCCAGACGGAGTTGAACCAATCGATCGGCAAAGTGCTGGCCGACCCGACTCAGATCCATCAGGTGCTGATGAACCTCTGCACCAATGCATTTCATGCGATGAAGGACAGCGGTGGTCAACTGACCGTCCGCTTGAGCCAGGTGAGCCTGCACGAATCCTCCGCGCCGCATCTTGCCTCAGGTGAATATGTCGCCTGCGCCGTCACGGATACCGGATGCGGTATCCCGCCGGAAAACCAGGAACGGATCTTCGAACCGTTTTTCACGACCAAGGATGCCGGTGAAGGTACGGGGCTTGGCCTGTCAGTTTCGCATGGCATTGTGGTTTCGCACGGCGGGACGATCACCTGCACCAGTCAGCCGTTGGTCGGATCTACCTTTACCATTTACCTCCCGGTCTCTGTTGATGCCGTCCAGGAGGAGACCAGGCTGACCTTTTCGAATCTCCGCGGAAGCGAACGAATTCTGATCGTCGATGACGATTCGGTGGTTGCCGAAGTTGCCAAGCAGATGCTGGAACGTCAGGGGTATTGCGTCGCTTGCAGTAATTCGCCGCTACAGGCACTGGAGAGATTGCGCACTGCATCGGAGCACTTCGATCTGGCGATCTTCAATCAAGCCATGCCAAAAATGAGCGGCCTGACACTGGCCGAAAAAGTCCGCGGATTCAATCAGGATATGCCGATCGCCATGCTGACCGGATTTGGCAAGGGGCTGGATACGCAATTCCTGGAGCGTGCACATATCTCTGTGGTGATCGCCAAGCCGTTTACGGCTGTCGAGATCGCCGAAGGTGTACGAGCGGCCCTTTCGAATAAGCCGTCGGCGGTCACCGCCCGCTAGGCGGGTCATTCAGTCGGAGAAGCTTCCGCCGGGAAGCGCTTGTTGGCGAAGTGCCCCCCACATAGACCCCGAATAGTCCAACCAATATCTGCAGGATCAAATACCAGAGCGGCTGTTTGTCAATATTGGTGGCCAGTGTCACCAGTCCGATGAACAGCACTACTGCGGCGAGCGCATGAATATGCTTTACCCGTGACCCCCGGCAGATCACGATCGTTACGCCAGCTCCAACGACCGCGGCAGCCAATCCGAACAATTGGATGACAACAACCCAGGGTATGCTGGGAAAAGCATCCGGCTGTGGAAAAGCGGCCGGGAATATGATGGCAATGAGCAGAAAGAAGAGCATGATCAAAACCAGCATCGCCACATATCCTGATGCCACAGCTATTGCGCTTCGAAGCATATCGTCTCTCCCTCTTCGGGGTTCAGTCCAAATTGATACTATCCGTCGATAAGGTATGATCCAACCTTCCAGGACCAGTCCCTTACTGCCGCTCGAGGGCGACAACCAGTTGGATAGTGTACGATAGATAGTTAATGACAGTACCGGTAAATAGAGAAAAAATCTCCCGTCGCGTGCAGGAGGTTTACGGGATCGTCAGGCCGGGCGCTTGGCCAATCGTCTAAGTCGCTTGCTGGCGGTAGCTTCGCGCCGAGCAACCGCCTTACGGCCGCTTCCGGTCGAGCGAGTTGGTTTGGTCCTGACCACCCGAGACTTATGACCGGTCTTGCTATTCAGCTCCAGATAGTTGGCGATAGCAATATCCCAATCAACAAACTGCAGTATTCCAGCCACCTCACGGGCTACCACGGCCGCCTTGCGCAATGACTCCAGTTCCTCGGATATTTCCGCCCGGATCATGAAGTCGGACTTCCCTCCGTAATGAACCAAAGAAGCGATGATATAGCGGTCAAGATAGCGCGCTTGCTCATACGCCTGCGCAGTTCTGATCCGTCGAACTGCCCGCTCTATGGAATGGAATAAGGGGAGGCGATAATTCAGAGCGACTTTGAACTGCACCAGATATTCGCCGGTCAATCCCGGACGGACCGTCTCTTCCCGCATATGGCCGAATATCTCCTGAACGCGGTGCAGCGCGTCAGGACCGGAAGAAGCCAATACGGTCGCCAGACCGGTATTACCGGAAAACTCAAGGACGACATCGCGATTGTGAAATGTATACGACATGCTACTGATAATATCGGCTGTTGGAGCAGTCGATTTTATCAGCCAAACAGATCGTTCTGAGGCTATCCGAGATAGCGGAGCTTACTTCCTGAAGCGGTCAAAATCGGGCTATCCTGATGCAGTTCGGCAGCTTTCACCTCTCCCAGGAAAATAGTGTGGTTGCCGACCGCCACCTTATTAACCAACGCGCAGTCCAGATAACCCAGCGCCCCTTTGAGAAGCGGAGATTTGGTGACCGGGGACGTATCTACATCGGCATGGGCCAGTTTCTGGTACCCGGACTCGGCCGGACCATAGTAGGCTTTGGCGAATTCGCTATTATTCTCGGCGATCAGATTGACAACAAAACCGCCATGCTGATCGATCAGCCGCGAAGACTGATGTTTGTTATGCACGGCCAGCGCAATGATAGGCGGCTCGGAGCTG from bacterium encodes:
- a CDS encoding methyl-accepting chemotaxis protein → MKLTSVRARILVILGGSLVVLFTILALINGHLQTKAMTELYDQNVAALNWSLNNHIQEIMINGANEKLQPLTEESVTRGIATEMTIVNAERMIARSSIKDQVGKTSSDPAWEVVFASLADTNFTITNDQGEEYRVSYEAFANHEACQTCHDGKADQALGGIKTVISQKTMTEASGSTYSTNFWLMALTALLLLGGIAFVLQRWIFTPLSSVKQKLNRATEGDIEQQIKVNSDDEIGTFLKSIQQLIDYIRTFAGASAQVAEGDLRVAISPRSDRDQLGFAYQKMIGRLESILGQLRAIANKLSQASHEITEASAEVSGSARKQVDRVGQMSAAIEQMVATISETSRNTGQATTVSEQASRTATAGAEVVGRTIMGMQQIASKVSESAKSIGQLSASAGEISRIIEVIRDIADQTNLLALNAAIEAARAGEQGRGFAVVADEVRKLAEKTGQAATQIVGMVKEIQTQTSSAVESMESSVDQVRVGTELADKAGESLNGIVKLVEQVSEMIRQISTAAAEQNVAAEEISRNVDQFSSSTRDTAAGAEQSTETAKELGQQAEELVTIITGFKL
- a CDS encoding PKD domain-containing protein — translated: MTSLRALTIRLTATLFGIAAVALFAGSASAQLSKADIDRLKVQAQQEGWTFTVTENEATQYSIDQLCGFKVPDVMPSDVRFDPMSAAGAAALPAAFDWRVEAGGLPPVRNQGGCGSCWAFGTVGPLECNIKIKDGLVVNLSEQYLVSCNANGYGCAGGWWEHRMHYNAPDPCNGTGAVLETDFPYVASDVACSCPHPHAYTIDGWGYIGTPYTMPSVTQLKQALMQYGPVSVAVSVNDAFQAYGGGVFNGCANGSINHAVTLVGWDDNQSGGIWIIRNSWGSNWGEGGYMRMPYNCSYIGYNATYINYRGTVWFSGNQTLAPAPADVTFTAETMLDVVSWNWTFGDGATSTVQNPTHTYTAPGCYDVTCSIQTSGGSFSTTEHECVMIHADTFSTTTAQAIAGQTVSVDVALRNFVPIAEAILPISWSGTAGIVLDSATTTGLRSAQLTLQQVHYDMTRATYKITAISPQPDIAVGTGSVLRLWFTVPSNATGGSNPITVSEYVNGTKTYSPVVTTTNGTYQPAITGGAVSICKGGDVNSDGIGPDLSDLSFMILYLTTGSPQLPYRPAANVDGAGAVDLSDLSRLITFLTASGAPLSCGQ
- a CDS encoding M6 family metalloprotease domain-containing protein; the protein is MTLRMNYRAGSSLSFFVLLAFLLLIEVGVAVPPSPEAIAKWKSEGIFEQKMANLRAFKEAGGCAPSTPSVLERLHRVRPAATDAAAVDTIKAVVILVDFSDWVWDGQSIAATPADFDSLLFSNRENDPIHNPSGSMTDFYLENSYGTVYIEGDIYGWYRMPNTYAFYVGDNDGLSMGSILARDAVLAANIDIDFSQYASDGNNVDGVVIVHPGAGAESGAYGIWSHKSNISGSPFLDGVQLGPYTINPEESGGGLTPIGVFTHEHGHVLGLPDLYDTDYDPATSEGLGGWSLMAGGSYNGGSRYPSSLDAWCKRKLGFVTVVNVGANLDSVAFPAVEYNPVVYQIKDSNITNGREYWLVENRQPYGFDVALPGHGLCIFHVDENVSSNNNYLRYMVALEQADGLNSLALGGSGGDGADPFPGSTNKRAFHDQSVPNSRGNVGNKLTEVGVWDITDSDSIMYADLDYTFSRPVITYTGADSLVVSDVSGGDGDGFVEPGETIEISCRLKNSMRNGYNWRMEVSTTNPDVQFINNHTLQSSQLLRTVPSVVTDNPVTFTVNSGDRSDDRRFHIDDHG